In the genome of Shewanella glacialimarina, one region contains:
- a CDS encoding carboxymuconolactone decarboxylase family protein, which translates to MSKFTIHNLETVPAESKALLEQSKKAYGMIPNLHGVLAESPGIFEAYQTLHTLFTESSFNADELTVVWQTINVEHGCTYCVPAHTGIAEMMEVDSALSDALRNREAMPNAKLQALHDTTLLVVRNRGILSDTEMEAFFAAGYGQRQLLEIILGLSQKVISNYVNHLAHTPVDAPFKKFAWQNNK; encoded by the coding sequence ATGAGCAAATTTACTATCCATAATTTAGAAACCGTTCCTGCAGAAAGCAAAGCCTTATTAGAACAATCTAAAAAAGCCTACGGTATGATCCCTAATCTTCATGGTGTGTTAGCCGAGTCTCCTGGCATTTTTGAAGCCTATCAAACATTACACACGCTATTTACTGAATCTTCATTTAATGCTGATGAATTAACCGTAGTATGGCAGACAATAAATGTTGAGCATGGCTGTACGTACTGTGTCCCTGCCCACACGGGTATAGCAGAAATGATGGAAGTCGATTCCGCATTGTCTGATGCATTAAGAAACCGTGAAGCCATGCCAAATGCCAAATTACAAGCACTTCACGACACCACATTACTTGTAGTACGTAACCGCGGAATATTGTCAGATACTGAAATGGAAGCATTCTTTGCCGCAGGTTATGGTCAACGTCAATTACTTGAAATCATATTAGGTTTATCGCAAAAAGTGATCAGCAATTATGTTAATCATCTTGCTCATACTCCTGTTGATGCGCCTTTTAAAAAATTCGCTTGGCAAAACAATAAGTAA
- a CDS encoding DsbA family oxidoreductase: MADKIKIDIISDVVCPWCIVGYEGLKQAINELGIEDKVDIEWQPFELNPDMPTEGEELRAHVARKYGSSRAASDRARINIAARGAEFGFKFNYADDMKMVNTFDAHILLNYAKGFGKQTELKIRLFNAFFSEHKDVSDRAVLANELIAVGLNPKEALPLLDNAEARAHITADKNRWLSAGINSVPTVVFNRTSALNGAHPVESYKQVLSELLAEQKT; the protein is encoded by the coding sequence ATGGCAGATAAAATTAAAATCGACATCATCTCTGATGTTGTTTGTCCGTGGTGTATCGTTGGATACGAAGGATTAAAACAAGCCATCAACGAACTTGGTATTGAAGACAAAGTTGATATTGAATGGCAACCATTCGAACTTAACCCAGATATGCCTACAGAAGGTGAAGAATTGCGCGCGCATGTTGCCCGCAAATATGGCTCTAGTCGAGCAGCCAGTGATCGTGCTCGAATCAACATTGCAGCCCGTGGGGCGGAATTTGGATTTAAATTCAACTATGCTGATGACATGAAGATGGTCAACACGTTTGATGCCCACATCTTGTTAAATTATGCCAAAGGTTTTGGCAAACAAACCGAGCTTAAAATACGTTTATTTAACGCCTTTTTTAGCGAACATAAAGATGTGTCAGACAGAGCTGTTCTTGCCAATGAACTGATCGCTGTAGGTTTGAATCCAAAAGAAGCATTACCGCTATTAGATAATGCAGAAGCTAGAGCACATATCACAGCAGACAAAAACCGATGGTTATCTGCAGGCATAAACTCTGTGCCAACAGTGGTATTTAATCGTACTAGTGCATTAAATGGTGCTCATCCTGTTGAGTCCTATAAGCAAGTGCTTAGCGAACTACTGGCCGAACAAAAAACATAA
- a CDS encoding TetR/AcrR family transcriptional regulator, whose protein sequence is MSKPAKFNREDIIEKAANLYWEKGFHATSMRNLQEVVDMRPGSIYASFGSKEGLFKAALQHYVKSGVAQLHICIADTHSPLAALKLFVERAVLSQGNAPSGMCMLVKTVAELTEDNADLLAEAKESLVMVEAEFASLLTQAQQNGELDTAQTPQALARFLQVQIIGIRTYAHANRDDNTIGDFIEAIFSNPPLAIKK, encoded by the coding sequence ATGAGTAAACCTGCTAAATTTAATCGCGAAGATATTATTGAAAAAGCGGCCAATTTATATTGGGAAAAAGGCTTTCATGCTACTTCTATGCGTAATCTTCAAGAAGTTGTTGATATGCGCCCAGGCAGTATTTACGCTAGTTTTGGCAGTAAAGAGGGATTGTTTAAAGCGGCATTACAGCATTATGTCAAAAGTGGGGTTGCTCAACTTCATATTTGTATTGCTGATACCCATTCTCCATTAGCGGCGTTAAAATTGTTTGTTGAACGTGCAGTATTAAGCCAAGGTAATGCGCCAAGTGGCATGTGTATGTTGGTTAAAACAGTCGCTGAATTAACGGAAGATAATGCTGACTTATTAGCAGAAGCAAAAGAGTCTTTGGTAATGGTTGAAGCTGAGTTTGCAAGTTTATTGACTCAAGCACAACAAAATGGTGAGCTAGATACAGCACAAACGCCACAAGCGTTAGCACGTTTTTTACAGGTGCAAATTATTGGTATTCGCACATATGCCCACGCAAATCGTGACGACAATACCATTGGTGATTTTATTGAAGCTATATTCAGCAATCCACCGTTAGCCATTAAAAAATAA
- a CDS encoding helix-turn-helix domain-containing protein, translating to MIVRKLRDKNNWSQEQLATISGLSLRTIQRVEAGNNASIETLKSLAAVFEVDISKLTEEITVIDKNSASWKSEPWIVRFFLLDINRRTHMVYMEYGLLLIGFMSWFMFSPLAITTPLAFLLAYLNSKLITYLDKKDHW from the coding sequence ATGATTGTTCGAAAACTGAGAGATAAAAATAATTGGTCGCAAGAGCAATTAGCCACCATTTCAGGGTTAAGCCTGAGAACGATTCAACGTGTTGAGGCTGGTAACAATGCCAGTATCGAAACGCTCAAGTCACTTGCCGCTGTTTTTGAAGTTGATATTTCAAAACTAACAGAGGAAATTACAGTGATAGATAAAAACTCAGCAAGTTGGAAGTCAGAGCCCTGGATAGTGAGGTTTTTTCTTCTAGATATAAACAGACGTACTCATATGGTTTATATGGAATACGGGTTGCTACTAATTGGTTTTATGTCATGGTTTATGTTTAGCCCATTAGCAATAACCACACCGCTAGCATTTTTGCTTGCTTATTTAAACTCAAAGCTTATTACTTACCTTGATAAGAAAGATCATTGGTAA
- a CDS encoding alpha/beta hydrolase-fold protein, giving the protein MRPFISLVIVLLFHKLAFATDVVSKEDYSVASKVVISSNLLKENRNILIYTPPHFDKSQQYQVIYLFDAEHLFISTIGVVDALMTARKIPPSIVIGVETTIRVRDYLPPINGEPKNKHQSWISKKFPQFGGTDNFTQFLVSELFPYVEKITQYCLTVR; this is encoded by the coding sequence ATGAGACCTTTCATCAGCTTGGTCATTGTATTACTTTTTCACAAATTAGCTTTCGCGACAGATGTCGTATCAAAAGAAGATTATAGTGTGGCATCTAAGGTGGTTATTTCCTCTAACCTATTAAAAGAAAATAGAAATATATTAATTTACACACCCCCACATTTTGATAAAAGCCAACAGTATCAAGTTATTTACCTTTTTGATGCTGAGCATCTATTCATATCGACTATAGGTGTTGTTGATGCACTTATGACGGCACGAAAAATTCCACCATCTATTGTTATTGGCGTTGAAACAACGATAAGAGTGAGAGATTATTTACCGCCCATTAACGGCGAACCAAAGAACAAACATCAAAGTTGGATTAGCAAAAAGTTTCCTCAATTTGGCGGCACAGATAATTTTACCCAATTTTTAGTGTCGGAGCTTTTCCCATACGTAGAAAAAATTACCCAGTACTGCCTAACCGTACGATGA
- a CDS encoding type I restriction enzyme endonuclease domain-containing protein — MELTRTPDDGANQYVPYRIAINIIYSQMRLKSGLSVDDEDVLDVVRNQVNDLLDESISTIKIQSNLPEPVNIANIDFDALATMVAKVEKPKQSDAEKLKNLIERKLQPMMLKNKTRQDLQQKFQDLIEAYNLGAYTAEEFFNRLKEFITELAHEDKRTVREGLTEEELAVYDLMVQAAPLTDKERNQVKEVAKVLTEKMQEMLVIDWRKKQRTKARVKNMIEEVLDNLPESYDDDLWPKTCSEVYMHIFEKYPGQGQSPYAH; from the coding sequence TTGGAGTTGACCAGAACACCTGATGATGGTGCGAACCAGTATGTGCCTTACCGAATAGCGATTAATATCATCTATTCTCAAATGCGCTTGAAGTCCGGCTTATCAGTTGATGATGAAGATGTGTTGGATGTTGTTCGCAACCAAGTTAATGATCTGTTGGATGAGTCGATATCAACCATTAAAATACAGAGCAACTTACCTGAGCCTGTCAACATTGCCAATATCGACTTTGATGCGTTAGCGACAATGGTCGCTAAGGTTGAAAAGCCAAAGCAATCGGATGCGGAAAAACTTAAAAACCTCATTGAGCGTAAATTGCAGCCAATGATGCTAAAAAACAAAACGCGCCAAGACTTACAACAGAAGTTCCAAGATCTGATTGAAGCATATAATTTAGGTGCGTATACCGCTGAAGAATTCTTCAACCGCTTGAAAGAGTTCATCACTGAATTAGCACATGAAGACAAGCGTACGGTGCGTGAAGGCTTAACGGAAGAAGAATTGGCAGTGTACGACTTGATGGTTCAAGCTGCACCGTTAACAGATAAAGAACGAAATCAAGTTAAAGAAGTCGCCAAAGTGCTAACGGAAAAGATGCAAGAAATGTTGGTTATTGATTGGCGTAAAAAACAACGAACTAAAGCCAGAGTTAAAAATATGATTGAGGAAGTTTTAGATAACTTACCTGAGTCTTATGACGATGACTTGTGGCCTAAGACCTGTAGCGAAGTCTATATGCACATTTTCGAGAAGTATCCAGGGCAAGGGCAGAGCCCTTACGCGCATTAG
- a CDS encoding IS3 family transposase (programmed frameshift), with product MTKRINKQYPDDFKQEAVALVLEQNYTIVQAAASLGITDKILYNWVAKQKKLTQGDALSVDERTELMLLRKENKRLLMEREIPKKGQRLLCERNEVRYSFINNLESKFPISMACKVMQVSSSAYYVWLKRPGELITADTLELFRRAKALFKASRNSLGSRELAKALRKEGVSITRYRTIKLMARLKLVVTQRLAYKVTTKRKHSDSVADNLLNMNFNPVGPNQVWAGDVSYLKTGEGWLYLAVVMDLYSRRIVGWHISKRMTRSLVEKAFLKAYNLRKPPKGLVFHSDRGSQYTSKGYRRLLKQLNCRASMGDVGACWDNAVVERFFGSLKHDWLLKIPQPTRHHMCDDVAKYMKYYNLERLHSANADQSPIDFEISFRKVSGWS from the exons ATGACTAAACGAATAAATAAACAATATCCAGATGATTTTAAACAAGAAGCTGTCGCTTTGGTTCTTGAACAAAATTACACGATAGTCCAAGCAGCAGCGTCTTTAGGTATTACAGATAAAATTCTTTATAACTGGGTGGCTAAACAAAAAAAGCTAACTCAAGGCGATGCATTATCTGTAGATGAACGCACTGAGCTCATGTTATTGCGTAAAGAGAATAAACGCTTATTGATGGAGCGCGAAATAC CTAAAAAAGGCCAGCGCCTTCTTTGCGAAAGAAATGAAGTAAGGTATTCATTTATCAATAATCTTGAGTCGAAATTTCCTATTTCGATGGCGTGTAAAGTGATGCAAGTCAGTTCGTCAGCGTATTACGTTTGGCTTAAAAGGCCTGGTGAGCTTATCACTGCTGACACTCTAGAATTATTTCGTCGAGCTAAAGCATTATTCAAGGCCAGTAGAAACAGCCTAGGTAGCAGAGAGTTAGCTAAAGCATTACGCAAAGAAGGGGTTAGCATTACACGTTATCGCACTATTAAGTTAATGGCGCGATTGAAACTGGTGGTAACGCAACGTCTGGCTTATAAAGTCACCACAAAGCGTAAACACAGTGATAGCGTGGCTGATAATTTGCTTAATATGAATTTTAATCCTGTTGGGCCAAACCAAGTATGGGCAGGTGATGTGAGCTATCTTAAAACAGGTGAAGGTTGGCTATATCTTGCCGTTGTAATGGATTTGTATTCTCGCAGAATCGTCGGCTGGCATATCTCTAAGCGTATGACGAGAAGCTTAGTGGAGAAAGCATTTTTGAAGGCTTACAACTTGCGAAAACCACCTAAAGGCTTAGTATTTCATAGCGATAGAGGTTCGCAGTATACGAGTAAAGGGTATCGACGTTTATTAAAACAATTGAACTGTCGAGCGAGTATGGGTGATGTCGGTGCGTGTTGGGACAATGCAGTTGTGGAGCGTTTCTTTGGTAGTTTAAAGCATGATTGGCTATTAAAAATACCACAGCCAACTCGTCACCATATGTGTGATGATGTAGCTAAATATATGAAATATTACAATCTAGAGCGACTGCACTCGGCAAATGCTGATCAGTCACCGATAGATTTTGAAATTTCTTTTAGAAAAGTGTCCGGTTGGAGTTGA
- a CDS encoding transposase, translating to MWQVNETLSFDGKPYRILLTETSYFYWIALDENKGLPEKIYFDECNHWVDEGRVERIPDPYAYLQGESWAKESSVYQESQSNYELIKPIVEGEEAFDKRIRARRLNHAIASSDKGKSTIYRLVRRYWQRGQIKNALLPDYKNSGAAGKRRNFSTSKAGRPRIYGIGSGQPVTENIRKQFRIICDKYLMNDKGYSIRYAYNKFGKAYKVKHPDAEEHQIPTFRQFQYFYKTEYNKVTLLCVQTPQGNYNKDVRPLHGTATEQALGPGSRYEIDATIADIYLVDDNDSDKVIGRPTIYMVIDVFSRMVAGFYIGFDNASYPVAMKALISSFISKVEACARYGIDISEEQWPCVGIPDVLLADRGELMSHQANYLVDAIGVRLESAPPRRGDAKGIVERSFGAFQAKFKPYMPGVVSGNKVKKHGEKDYRVEAAVTISDFVEIMLYSILAHNLNKPLEKYDRAPDMPESLPSIPIELWRWGLQHRTGRLRSIDTDLAKILLLPRERVSVSELGVKLWGVIYSGKEVLQTGWMHRSSKVSRPKGLYAAYELGSVNHIYLFPEEGKNTFWVCDISTRSREFRDLTWYQVWERQAAQKQVLAEAKYQYAPVERDFDDLLEKKLKKAKKNSKTCCG from the coding sequence ATGTGGCAAGTTAATGAAACACTCTCATTTGATGGTAAACCTTACCGCATACTTCTCACGGAAACGAGTTACTTCTATTGGATTGCTCTTGACGAGAACAAAGGCTTACCTGAAAAAATTTACTTTGATGAATGCAACCATTGGGTTGATGAAGGGCGTGTAGAAAGAATCCCTGATCCCTATGCTTATCTACAAGGTGAATCTTGGGCTAAAGAGTCTAGTGTTTATCAGGAAAGCCAAAGTAATTATGAACTGATCAAGCCTATAGTGGAAGGCGAAGAGGCGTTCGATAAGAGAATTCGAGCCAGAAGACTTAACCATGCTATTGCCAGCTCTGATAAAGGCAAATCAACGATCTACCGTTTAGTTAGGCGCTATTGGCAACGTGGGCAGATAAAAAATGCACTTTTGCCTGATTACAAAAACTCTGGCGCAGCTGGAAAAAGAAGAAACTTTTCAACCAGCAAAGCTGGCAGACCAAGGATTTACGGTATCGGCAGCGGACAGCCTGTAACAGAAAATATTAGAAAACAATTTCGAATCATTTGCGATAAGTATTTGATGAACGATAAGGGCTATTCAATTCGCTACGCATACAACAAGTTTGGCAAAGCGTACAAAGTAAAACATCCTGATGCCGAAGAGCATCAAATACCAACATTTCGACAGTTTCAATACTTTTACAAGACAGAGTATAACAAGGTTACTCTGCTCTGTGTTCAGACGCCTCAAGGCAATTACAACAAAGATGTTAGGCCGCTTCATGGAACTGCAACCGAGCAGGCTTTAGGCCCAGGTAGTCGATACGAAATTGATGCCACCATTGCAGATATATACTTGGTGGATGATAACGACTCGGACAAAGTTATTGGTAGGCCAACGATCTACATGGTTATCGATGTATTTAGTCGCATGGTTGCTGGTTTTTATATTGGTTTCGACAATGCGTCTTATCCCGTTGCAATGAAAGCTTTGATATCCAGCTTTATTAGTAAAGTTGAAGCGTGTGCAAGGTATGGCATCGATATTTCAGAAGAACAGTGGCCATGTGTTGGTATTCCGGATGTGTTACTGGCTGATCGTGGGGAATTAATGAGCCATCAAGCTAACTACTTAGTTGATGCTATTGGAGTTCGACTTGAAAGTGCACCTCCTCGAAGGGGAGATGCCAAAGGTATTGTTGAACGGTCATTTGGGGCTTTTCAGGCCAAATTTAAACCTTATATGCCTGGTGTCGTATCCGGCAATAAGGTTAAAAAGCATGGTGAAAAAGATTATAGAGTAGAAGCTGCGGTAACAATCTCCGATTTTGTTGAAATTATGCTCTATTCCATTCTTGCTCATAATCTGAATAAACCTTTAGAGAAATATGATCGTGCCCCAGATATGCCAGAAAGCCTTCCTTCTATCCCAATTGAGCTGTGGCGATGGGGGCTTCAACACCGCACCGGACGTTTAAGAAGCATAGATACTGACCTTGCAAAAATTTTGTTGTTACCTCGCGAAAGGGTCTCCGTTTCTGAATTAGGCGTAAAGCTATGGGGGGTCATTTATTCAGGCAAAGAGGTTCTTCAAACAGGCTGGATGCACCGCTCGTCCAAAGTTTCTAGGCCTAAAGGTCTATATGCTGCCTATGAACTTGGATCTGTTAATCATATTTATCTGTTTCCCGAAGAGGGAAAAAATACTTTTTGGGTTTGTGATATTTCCACAAGAAGTCGTGAATTCAGAGATCTTACTTGGTATCAAGTTTGGGAGCGTCAAGCGGCCCAAAAGCAAGTTTTGGCTGAGGCTAAGTACCAGTATGCACCTGTTGAAAGGGATTTTGATGACCTTCTCGAAAAGAAACTGAAGAAGGCTAAAAAGAATAGTAAAACTTGTTGTGGTTGA
- a CDS encoding TnsA endonuclease N-terminal domain-containing protein, with product MAKSKYVLTETQIIKRIKEGRGAGRLSNYKPWLYVNEVPSEGRSQRVFSHLTGRIHHVLSDLEFAVFLLLDHNSAVTDIREQFPLNRDDTLNISKEGQLWHPSQGGSNLVMSSDFLVNSTSKTQPKFAIQAKYSNALKDPRTVEKLEIERRYWQLKKIPWFLVTEKEIDKVVVTNIDWLYGVKGYFDELVTDELMLLYENMKTYFIHHPNRKVIDICKEYDKAYGQGLGDSLFDLRLMCAARLITFDIRYPFHSLRAEDLAFRGVALNEGYVYVAS from the coding sequence ATGGCTAAATCAAAGTACGTTTTAACTGAAACGCAAATCATCAAGCGGATTAAAGAGGGTCGCGGTGCTGGTAGGCTTTCTAACTACAAGCCGTGGTTGTATGTTAATGAGGTGCCATCGGAAGGTCGCTCCCAAAGGGTCTTTTCTCATCTTACTGGCCGGATTCATCATGTCTTATCAGATCTTGAATTCGCAGTCTTTCTTTTACTCGATCATAACTCCGCCGTAACTGATATTCGTGAGCAGTTCCCACTTAACCGGGATGATACTTTAAATATTTCTAAAGAAGGCCAACTTTGGCATCCCTCTCAAGGCGGTTCCAATCTAGTCATGTCATCTGATTTTCTGGTCAATTCGACTTCCAAAACTCAGCCTAAATTCGCTATTCAAGCAAAATACTCAAACGCTTTAAAAGATCCGAGAACGGTAGAAAAATTGGAAATTGAGCGCCGGTACTGGCAGCTCAAAAAAATTCCATGGTTTCTCGTAACAGAAAAAGAGATAGATAAAGTAGTCGTAACTAATATTGACTGGCTTTATGGTGTTAAAGGTTATTTTGACGAGCTTGTCACTGATGAGTTGATGCTATTGTATGAAAACATGAAAACTTATTTTATTCACCATCCTAATAGAAAAGTGATTGATATTTGTAAGGAATATGACAAGGCATACGGACAGGGTTTAGGTGACTCCTTGTTTGACCTCCGACTGATGTGTGCCGCGAGGTTGATTACGTTTGATATTCGTTATCCTTTTCATAGTTTGAGGGCAGAAGATCTTGCGTTTAGAGGTGTGGCGTTAAATGAAGGATATGTTTATGTGGCAAGTTAA
- the glmS gene encoding glutamine--fructose-6-phosphate transaminase (isomerizing) encodes MCGIVGAVAQRDVAEILVEGLRRLEYRGYDSAGVAVIHNDELSRTRRLGKVQELSSALDESPLAGGTGIAHTRWATHGEPSERNAHPHLSEGDIAVVHNGIIENHNKLRVKLKELGYVFSSDTDTEVICHLVHHELKTANTLLSAVQATVKQLEGAYGTVVIDRRDSERMVVARSGSPLVIGYGIGENFVASDQLALLPVTRNFAFLEEGDVAEVTRREVNIYDLNGDAVKREVKESEVTHDAGDKGEYRHYMLKEIYEQPMALARTIEGRIANKQVLDSAFGDNAAEFLKDIKHVQIIACGTSYHAGMAARYWLEDWAGVSCNVEIASEFRYRKSHLFPNSLLVTISQSGETADTLAAMRLAKEMGYKATLTICNSGGSSLVRESDMAYMMKAGAEIGVASTKAFTVQLAGLLMLTAVIGRYNGMSDEMQANITQSLLSMPAKVEQALGLDDAIAQLAEDFADKHHALFLGRGDQYPIAMEGALKLKEISYIHAEAYASGELKHGPLALIDADMPVIVVAPNNELLEKLKSNVEEVRARGGLMYVFADKDAEFESDDTMKVIPVPHCDEFMAPLIYTIPLQLLSYHVALIKGTDVDQPRNLAKSVTVE; translated from the coding sequence ATGTGTGGAATCGTTGGCGCAGTAGCGCAAAGAGATGTAGCAGAAATTTTAGTTGAAGGTCTACGCCGTTTAGAATATCGCGGTTATGACAGTGCAGGTGTTGCGGTTATCCATAATGACGAGTTAAGCCGCACCCGTCGCTTAGGTAAAGTACAAGAGCTATCATCAGCATTAGATGAATCCCCATTAGCGGGTGGCACCGGCATTGCACACACTCGCTGGGCAACCCACGGTGAACCCAGTGAGCGTAATGCCCACCCACATTTATCTGAAGGTGATATTGCTGTTGTACACAACGGTATTATTGAAAACCACAACAAGCTACGTGTAAAACTGAAAGAGCTAGGATATGTGTTTTCATCAGACACAGACACAGAGGTTATCTGCCATTTAGTGCACCATGAACTTAAAACGGCTAATACGTTATTATCAGCGGTACAAGCAACCGTTAAGCAGCTAGAAGGTGCATACGGCACAGTGGTTATTGACCGTCGCGACAGCGAACGCATGGTTGTGGCTCGTAGTGGCAGTCCACTTGTTATCGGTTATGGCATAGGTGAAAACTTTGTCGCATCAGACCAGCTTGCACTACTGCCGGTAACGCGTAATTTTGCTTTCTTAGAAGAAGGTGATGTTGCAGAGGTCACGCGTCGTGAAGTGAATATTTATGATTTAAATGGCGATGCCGTTAAGCGTGAAGTCAAAGAGTCAGAAGTGACCCATGATGCTGGTGATAAAGGTGAATACCGTCACTACATGCTAAAAGAAATTTACGAGCAACCAATGGCTTTAGCACGCACTATAGAAGGTCGCATCGCCAACAAACAAGTACTAGACAGTGCCTTTGGTGACAACGCCGCGGAGTTCTTAAAAGACATTAAACACGTACAAATTATCGCCTGTGGTACTAGTTACCATGCAGGTATGGCCGCGCGTTACTGGTTAGAAGATTGGGCCGGTGTATCATGTAATGTTGAAATTGCTTCAGAGTTTCGTTACCGCAAATCACATTTATTTCCAAACAGCTTATTAGTGACTATTTCACAATCGGGTGAAACCGCCGACACGTTAGCAGCAATGCGCCTCGCTAAAGAAATGGGCTACAAAGCAACCTTAACTATATGTAACTCAGGTGGTTCATCGTTAGTACGTGAATCTGACATGGCTTACATGATGAAAGCCGGTGCTGAAATTGGCGTAGCCTCAACCAAAGCATTTACTGTGCAATTAGCCGGTTTATTAATGCTTACCGCTGTGATTGGTCGTTACAACGGTATGTCAGATGAGATGCAAGCTAACATCACCCAAAGCCTGCTGTCAATGCCAGCTAAAGTAGAGCAAGCATTAGGGTTGGACGATGCCATTGCTCAGCTTGCAGAAGATTTTGCCGACAAGCACCATGCATTATTTTTAGGTCGTGGCGATCAGTACCCAATCGCAATGGAAGGCGCGTTAAAACTAAAAGAAATATCTTACATTCATGCAGAAGCTTATGCCTCAGGCGAATTAAAACACGGTCCATTAGCACTTATTGATGCTGATATGCCGGTTATCGTGGTTGCGCCAAACAACGAACTGCTTGAAAAGCTTAAATCAAATGTGGAAGAAGTACGTGCCCGTGGAGGTTTAATGTATGTGTTTGCTGACAAAGACGCTGAGTTTGAATCAGACGACACCATGAAGGTGATTCCAGTGCCTCATTGTGATGAGTTTATGGCGCCACTTATCTACACTATCCCACTACAGTTATTGTCATATCACGTGGCATTAATTAAAGGTACTGACGTGGATCAACCACGTAACTTGGCAAAATCGGTTACAGTAGAATAA
- a CDS encoding DeoR/GlpR family DNA-binding transcription regulator, which produces MNKRNTQQRRHSIINLLNQQGEVSVEELSLRFETSEVTIRKDLATLEKTGLLLRRYGGAIAVPDEVTQQFSAQIAPNKLAIAKTAAALIKDHNRIIIDSGSTTTGIVQQLNNLRGLVVMTNSLQLANAIHELENEPTLLMTGGTWDPHSESFQGQVAEQVLRSYNFDQLFIGADGLDLDRGTTTFNELTGLSKVMAEMSREVIVLLESSKIGRRIPNLELPWSEINVLVTDDHISAEALQTITDQGVKVLLASYVESN; this is translated from the coding sequence ATGAATAAGCGTAATACCCAACAACGTCGACACAGCATTATCAACCTGCTTAATCAGCAAGGAGAAGTCAGTGTTGAAGAGTTGTCTTTACGTTTTGAAACATCGGAAGTCACCATTCGCAAGGATTTAGCTACTTTAGAAAAAACAGGCTTATTACTACGCCGTTATGGTGGCGCTATTGCAGTGCCCGACGAAGTCACTCAGCAGTTTAGTGCCCAAATAGCACCCAATAAACTGGCCATAGCTAAAACCGCCGCCGCGCTGATTAAAGATCACAACCGAATTATTATTGATAGTGGTAGCACTACCACAGGTATTGTGCAGCAGCTAAATAACTTGCGTGGTTTAGTGGTGATGACTAACTCATTACAGCTAGCCAATGCGATTCATGAACTTGAAAACGAACCGACATTATTGATGACCGGTGGTACCTGGGACCCGCATTCTGAGTCTTTTCAGGGCCAGGTAGCTGAACAGGTTTTACGCTCATATAACTTCGACCAACTATTTATCGGTGCCGACGGCTTAGATTTAGACCGTGGTACCACCACGTTTAATGAGCTAACCGGGCTGAGTAAAGTGATGGCCGAAATGTCTCGTGAAGTTATCGTCTTGCTTGAATCATCAAAAATAGGTCGCCGAATTCCGAATTTAGAACTGCCTTGGAGCGAGATCAATGTATTGGTCACCGATGACCATATCTCAGCCGAGGCATTACAAACCATTACAGACCAGGGCGTAAAAGTGTTACTTGCGTCCTATGTTGAATCAAATTAA